The Verrucomicrobiota bacterium genome includes a window with the following:
- a CDS encoding polyprenyl synthetase family protein produces the protein MSDFDLPLWLERSRAAVETALTQALPEATTEPRTIHEAMRHSVFAGGKRLRPLLTLAAAEACGGRAEDALPAACAMECLHTYSLIHDDLPAMDDDDFRRGHPTCHKVFGEAIGILAGDALQALAFELIGRSPVGGGYTHADLLRTFAVTAGSRKLIGGQVLDLQAEGRGSEATLEELRAIHLGKTAAMISCSMELGAMTAGVAREDLAAMARFGTTVGLAFQVIDDILDVTQSTEELGKTAGKDSAANKATYPAVLGLENSQNEAERLTREATEALAHFDGRAAALRALAHHLLRRRS, from the coding sequence ATGTCTGACTTCGATCTTCCCCTCTGGCTGGAGCGGTCCCGCGCCGCCGTGGAAACCGCCCTCACCCAAGCCCTTCCCGAGGCCACGACCGAGCCCCGCACCATCCACGAGGCTATGCGACACAGCGTCTTCGCAGGCGGAAAGCGCCTGCGGCCTCTTTTGACGCTGGCCGCGGCCGAGGCCTGTGGCGGGCGAGCCGAAGACGCCCTGCCGGCCGCTTGCGCCATGGAATGCCTGCACACCTACTCTCTCATTCACGATGACCTGCCCGCCATGGATGACGACGACTTTCGACGAGGGCACCCCACCTGTCACAAGGTGTTTGGAGAGGCCATCGGGATCCTGGCAGGCGATGCCCTGCAAGCCCTCGCCTTCGAGCTGATCGGGCGCAGTCCGGTGGGGGGAGGCTACACCCATGCCGACCTCTTGCGGACCTTCGCCGTGACCGCCGGGAGCCGAAAACTCATCGGCGGCCAGGTGCTCGACCTGCAAGCGGAGGGCCGCGGGAGCGAGGCCACGCTGGAAGAACTGCGTGCCATCCATCTCGGCAAAACCGCAGCCATGATTTCCTGTTCCATGGAATTGGGTGCCATGACGGCAGGCGTGGCCCGCGAGGACCTGGCCGCCATGGCTCGCTTTGGCACCACCGTGGGGCTGGCCTTTCAGGTCATCGACGACATCCTCGATGTGACCCAATCGACCGAGGAACTCGGCAAAACGGCTGGCAAGGACTCGGCCGCCAACAAAGCCACCTACCCCGCCGTCCTCGGACTGGAGAACTCCCAAAACGAAGCGGAAAGACTGACCCGGGAAGCCACCGAAGCGCTGGCTCATTTCGATGGCCGAGCGGCTGCCCTCCGCGCCCTCGCCCATCACCTTCTGCGAAGACGTTCCTAA